The DNA window CAGATGATTACAGTCTCGACGAGGCAATCAAGGATCGCTACCTCGTACCTCCGCGAGCTGTGACGGTGCCCTTGGCGTTCCCTCGATCGGGCATCAAGTACGACGACCTGTCCGACGAGGAGAAGAAGCGCTGGGAGGGTGAGGATTGGGGCGAAGACGTCGACCCCGACGAGTTTCCCGACGAAGTGTCCTCCGAGGCAGTCAACAAATGGCTGTTCAACACCGATACCGTCGACAAGGCCCTCGAAGTCCTCATGACTCGCGGACACCACGTCGCCGGCGGTGATCGTCTCGGCAAGACCATCATCTTCGCCAAGAACCAGAAGCACGCCGACTTCATCGCCCAACGTTTCGACCACAACTATCCGCAATACAACGGCCACTTCGCCGCCGTCATCACCCACGCCGTATCCCACGGGCAAGACCTCATCGACCAGTTCTCCCAACCGGATTCGAGTCCGCACATCGCAATCTCGGTCGACATGCTCGACACCGGGATCGACGTCCCCGAGGTCGTCAACCTGGTGTTCTTCAAACCTGTTCGCTCCAAGACCAAGTTCTGGCAAATGGTCGGCCGCGGCACCCGCCTCCGCCCAGACCTCTACGGGCCAGGACAGGACAAGACCGACTTCTTCATTTTCGACCTCTGCGGCAACGTCGAGTTCTTCAACGCGCACCCCGTACCCGCCGAAGCTCGGTTACCAGACTCGCTGTCGGAGCGGCTGTTCACCGTCCGCACTGATGTGGTGTGGGCGCTGGACCGCGCCCACACAAGCACCGAGTTGCGCGAAGAGATCACCGACGTCCTGCACACCCAGGTCGCCGGGATGAACCTCGACAACTTCCTCGTCCGACCACGGCGTCGGCAAGTCGAGGTCTACCGTGACCGCACCGAATGGGAATCGCTGACCGAGCACAAGATTCGTGAGATCGTCGACAACCTTGCCGACCTCCCCACCACGATTCGCGACACCGACGAAATGGCTGTCGACGGTCACGTAATTCCCCAGGTGTGTCCGTCACGGATTTCCCCATGTTCGGGTGTGCTGGGTTGAGGGTAGCTGGGGTTGTGGGTTAGGTGGTTTTCGGTGTTCGTCCGGGGCGTTTGCGTGGTCGGTAGGACGGGCCGTCCATGAGGATCTGGTGGCTGGTGTTGATGAGTCGGTCGAGTAGTGATTCGGCGACGACGGGGTTGGGGAACAGGGGGTACCAGTCTTTGGGTGCGCGGTTGCTGGTGAGGATGACGGGTTTGGCTGCGATGGCGCGGTCGGAGACGAGGTCGTAGAGGTCGTCGGAGCCGGTGGTGGTGTGTTCGCGCATGGCGAAGTCGTCGATGATCAGGACGGCGGGGCGGGTGTATTCGCGCATGCGTTGCCCGATGGTGCGATCGGCGTGGCCGCCGGCGAGGTCGGCGAGCATGCGGGCGCATTTGACGAATCGGATGTCGTGTCCGCGTAACGCGACTTGGTGGCCGAGTGCTTGTGCCACATGGGTTTTGCCGACTCCGACGGGTCCGTAGAGGATGACTGATTCGCCGGCGTCGAGCCAGCGCAGGGCGGCGAGGTCACGCAGCATCGCGGCGGGCAGTTTCGGGTTGGCGGTGAAGTCGAAGTCGTCGAAGGTTGCTGATTGTTCGAAGCGGGCCCGGCGCACGCGCCGCGCCAGGGCGGCGGACTCACGGCGGGCGATCTCGTCTTCGCACAACACCTGCAGGAACTCCAGGTGACCCAGTTCGCCGGCGCGGGTTTGGGCCA is part of the Gordonia bronchialis DSM 43247 genome and encodes:
- the istB gene encoding IS21-like element helper ATPase IstB, with translation MTIHDPSLRAALKTLKLTGMLDTLDARLAQTRAGELGHLEFLQVLCEDEIARRESAALARRVRRARFEQSATFDDFDFTANPKLPAAMLRDLAALRWLDAGESVILYGPVGVGKTHVAQALGHQVALRGHDIRFVKCARMLADLAGGHADRTIGQRMREYTRPAVLIIDDFAMREHTTTGSDDLYDLVSDRAIAAKPVILTSNRAPKDWYPLFPNPVVAESLLDRLINTSHQILMDGPSYRPRKRPGRTPKTT